The window CCTATTGGGAAGAAGGCTTTACCGGGAACAGCGTCGACCGGTATCTGGTCAATGCCGGCATTCGCGCAAAGCTCTTCGCATGGAAGGTGATGCCGTTTGTCAACAGCCGCATTTTTAACCTTCGCGGGCTCGCTCACAAACACGAATCGATGGTTGAGTACTCCTGGACAGATGTCTCGCGTGGAATCAATGAAATTCCGCAGTACAACGAGATCGATGAAAACTCTCAGGAACGATTCCGCTCTCGCTACCCTTTACAGGTATTCTCCGGCGTAGTCCCCGGCGAGTTCAATCCTCGAAACTACGCGATTCGAAACGGCGCGGGACTTTGGACCAGCGCTCCCTACCACGAACTTGTGGACGACCAGCAAGTCATTCGGTTCTCATTCCGAAATCGATTGCAGACGAAAGCCGGGCCGCCAAATGCTGAACGAACCAGGGACTGGATGGTATGGGAATCAGGCTTTTCGGTTTTCCCGGAGTCTGGCCGCGATAATTTCGGGGAGAGCTTCGGGCTGATTTACAACCACTATCGCTGGAACATCAGTGATCGAACCAGTTTGCTGGCGGACAGCATGACCGACCCGTTCAGGGACGGCCAGAATATCTGGAGCCTCGGGATACTCAGCCAGCGAAGCACTCGAGGCAGCATTTACCTCGCGTATCGCAAAGTGGATCTCGGCAAGTACCTGGACAGCCAGATACTGACGGGCAGTTATAGCTACCAAATGAGCCCGAAATGGATCTCAACGGCCTCTTTTGCATACGATGTCGCAGCCGGTGAATCCCGAGGTTCGTCACTTACGATCAGTCGAGTTGGACTGGACTGGATTCTGCATACCGGCGTGGGATTTGACTTCAGCAAGAATAATGTCGGGATCGGCATCTCTCTTGAGCCACGTTTCGGACCGCCATCACCAACTAATCTGGGATACCTTCTGGGCCTTCAGCGATAGCAGCCCGTTCAGGAAGTACCCAACGCGCCAGCGACGGATTGATGTTCCGCGACAGCCTGTGAAAGTTTCACGCTAACGCTTCGGGTTGCCTTTCATATCGTTTATCAACGCGCTGATCATCCCGGCTCGCGCATTCGTCACATCCCGAATAAACAGACGTCCGTCTTTGCCGGTAAACCCGACCAACCGATACGGCCACGCCATCGCTACAGTATTTCCCAACCGTTCATTTGTGCATCTGCACATTTGAATCTCTTGATGGCCGATTCTGTGTAAGACTTTCTGGCGAACGGACTCCGAAACAACATCGACTTGCAACATGTTCACTTGTTCCAGAAACTTTCTGGGCAATTCACGAGGTCCTCACATGGCCGTCGCAACTTCCCTGTGCACCAAAGATCATGTCGCCAACGATCCGAAGTGGTCGATTTCAGGAGCATTGACTTCCGGAGAGACCCCGCAAACATTTTATCTCCGCCAGCCTTCGTATCGAATCGGGCGACGCAGAGAAATGGATCTGGCGGTCTCGTCCGCAGTCGTCAGTGGGGCACACTGCGAACTGATGTTGTCCGCAGGAAGTCTGTATATCCGCGATCTGGGCAGCACCAACGGGACGTTCGTGAACGGTCATCGCATTGGCCATGACACTTTGTTGCTGCCGGGTGATTTCATCGAAATTGGAGATGTCTGCTTTGAAGTCATGCGAAGCGATCAAAATAACGGGGGCGCGCGAACGGACCCCGTCGTTTCCAAAACATGCTTCGTTGACAACGCCCACGATTTGGTAGCACGCAGAAGCCTGACGCAGTTATTAAACCACGGGGGCGTGTTGCCGTGTTTTCAGGCCATTCACTGCCTGAAAACAGGTTTCGTCCGTGGTTACGAATTCCTCGCCCGGAGTGACTTTCCGGGAGTGGAAACGGCCGGGGAACTCTTCGAACAAGCCAGAAAAGCTGGTCGGGAAGTCGAATTGAGTCTGCTGTGCCGACGTGACGCGATGCGATTCGCTTCTATGCTGGAACCAGGCATTCCGGTCTTCCTGAACACACACCCGCTGGAACCGCTGTTAGATGTCGTCGTGCCACAGCTGACAGAACTTCGAAAGGAATACCCGGACCGTGCAATCGTCCTGGAGATCCACGAAGCGGCCATTACAGAGCCCGGCCTCATCCGGAAGGTGCGGTCGCAACTGGCTGAACAGGGAATTCGACTCGCATTCGATGACTTTGGACGCGGACAGGCGAGAATCCGTGAGCTTATCTGCGCGACGTCCGATTTCATTAAGTTTGATTCTGCGCTGATTCGGGATCTGCAGGATGTTTCGGACGACCAGTTCCGCTTCTTCGCATCCATCGTGCATGGAATCCAGCGGGACGGAGCAATCGTCGTGGCAGAAGGTGTTGAGACCGAAGATATGGCAAGGGTCTGCCGAGATGTGGGCTTCGACCTTGTGCAGGGTTATCTCTACAGCAGACCGACAATACTGAGCTAGTCAGGCTCCTGTTCGGCTCAATTGACATCGCGTAGAATTGGGGGAAGCGAACGGATAACACGTCCGATCCAACTGCTTCCCCGGATTTACTCAGACTGTCGCGATCCCATGGCTGACCTGCTATC is drawn from Planctomycetaceae bacterium and contains these coding sequences:
- a CDS encoding EAL domain-containing protein, which encodes MAVATSLCTKDHVANDPKWSISGALTSGETPQTFYLRQPSYRIGRRREMDLAVSSAVVSGAHCELMLSAGSLYIRDLGSTNGTFVNGHRIGHDTLLLPGDFIEIGDVCFEVMRSDQNNGGARTDPVVSKTCFVDNAHDLVARRSLTQLLNHGGVLPCFQAIHCLKTGFVRGYEFLARSDFPGVETAGELFEQARKAGREVELSLLCRRDAMRFASMLEPGIPVFLNTHPLEPLLDVVVPQLTELRKEYPDRAIVLEIHEAAITEPGLIRKVRSQLAEQGIRLAFDDFGRGQARIRELICATSDFIKFDSALIRDLQDVSDDQFRFFASIVHGIQRDGAIVVAEGVETEDMARVCRDVGFDLVQGYLYSRPTILS